ATAAGGGATACTTCCATAAAATTGCCATAGATTGTAAACCTTTTCCAAAATAACAATAAGTCTATTGTATCAACGAACCTCAACGTAGAGCTTTAAATGCAGCTTATGGTTCTTTATGTATACACGAAACCCGGCAACTGCATTTTTATGTATCTAGTTATGGCATAAACAACAACATTAAAAACATCAGACAAATCTCTTCAAAGCTCTCATATGATTCAGAGTCCTCTATGAAGAAGAAAATGTGCAGTGTCTGCATCATCTCTTTAAGCAATGTTCTTCCTGCCGTGTGACCAGAGTGGCATTGCAGGTTTGCGCTTTAAGGCCTTAACACTAAACGGACTGTTCTTGCTCTGCAAATGACACATTCCCAAAAGACTTAGTTTCAAGCATTAACATTAATTTATTGTTTCCTTGCAAAGTGGAAGAAGCAGAACTTACCATTAAACAAGTTCCCTGATCAAGGTCACAAACGGGGTAGTCGTGAGGGCAGCAACTATAGTTGTCATCACAACAAGTGGCTGCTTCTAGTGGGCAACATCCCCAAGAAAAACAATACTTACCATACTCAAAGAGACAACAGCAAGTGTTGCTCTCAGGACATGTGTAGTAACTGTCACATTGAGTGGGAGGCTTGATGGGAGATGGAGGTGAAGGTCCCGGGTTTGGTGGGTTTTGGCCATTCTTGATCGGATATGAAGGCTCCACAGCGATACCACATTTTCCCGCTGAAGCTGCAATGTTACGCTCCATCCTTATGTATCCGCTCTCTCCCCAGCTTGACCCCCATGAGTTTTTCACAATCCAGTAGTCTTTTCCGTTCTCTGTTCCGTATCCTACCGCCAAAACTCCGTGGTCTAGATCCGTTCCGCAAATTCCATCAAATATACCCTTCAGAAGGAAAATAACACAGTAAAAACATTAGATTACAGAGATgtaaaagcaaacaaacaacCTAGGCAATGATATAACTCCTAAGAACTATGAGAACATGGTAAAAATACGTACTGAATCATAGAGCTGGAACGCACGACCACCACCCTCAATGGCGACGCTAATTGGTTGGTTAGAAAGTGCTTTCTTCAAGGAGTCTTCACTATTGGCTGGCACATCCTCATATGAATCAATTGTGACAACTTTAGCGTTTTTCTggaacgaaaaaaaaaacagagaagtgATATAAGAATCATCCACAAGTTGTTAAGAATTATAATTCCTGGTCAAAACACGAACTCTGGTCTGGTCACAACGTCCGTCAACACCCTTATATGGAtaatcttcctctgtatcaatTCCACCGTTATTGATAATGAACTCAAAGGCATAGTCCATGAGGCCTCCGTTACAACCTTCATTGTATGAAGTGTCACAATCAACCAATTCTTGCTCAGACAAAGATATTAAGTCTCCGGTCACGATTTTGTTTATGCCCTCCACTGCCCCGATGGCTGAAAACGCCCAACAACTCCcttcattattaaaaaaaaattagttaattaattaatcattATTAACATTAGCTTACGATAAACCATTAacatcaaaagaaaacataccTACATATCAATGTTCATTATGACAATAAACACAATTACACCAACTAACTCATTGACagttaaaattatttcataCGTGGGGACTACAACATCTCCACCCGACATTCCTGGAAGGGACAAACATGTCTTTCTCCACAAGTTCCAATAGTTTTTGACCGAACCAGACAGACATAAGTCTAACAAGTTCCgttacatatatttgtttttgttttcaggttgaagtAATTCGAGAAAACTAACAAGTTAAGATTCAAGAACTataaatgatggatataaaatcgAGTGAAAGAAAAACTTACCGCAGCTTCCCTGATCTTTAACTTCAGCCACGGCACCTTCCTTCCTCCAGTCAACGCTCTCCGGGAGCGCGTCACCTAGACGCGCCTTGTACCGAAGGCTGGTCGTGGTGGATTTCCTCTTGAGCCTAGAGCCGACGTACATGGATCTATACTCGTCGTTAGTGAGATGCGCGAACTTCGTAAGACCCAGTCTGTAACTAAGATTCTTCCTGTTGTGATCGTCTATGAAACGGAGATTGTCTTTAAAGATCTCGAACC
The DNA window shown above is from Raphanus sativus cultivar WK10039 unplaced genomic scaffold, ASM80110v3 Scaffold4337, whole genome shotgun sequence and carries:
- the LOC108830650 gene encoding cysteine proteinase RD21A-like: MKLLNLVILFLTMIAVSSAMDMSIISYDESHHTLAGSRSDAEVSRLYEEWQVKHGKVQNALTETKDQRFEIFKDNLRFIDDHNRKNLSYRLGLTKFAHLTNDEYRSMYVGSRLKRKSTTTSLRYKARLGDALPESVDWRKEGAVAEVKDQGSCGSCWAFSAIGAVEGINKIVTGDLISLSEQELVDCDTSYNEGCNGGLMDYAFEFIINNGGIDTEEDYPYKGVDGRCDQTRKNAKVVTIDSYEDVPANSEDSLKKALSNQPISVAIEGGGRAFQLYDSGIFDGICGTDLDHGVLAVGYGTENGKDYWIVKNSWGSSWGESGYIRMERNIAASAGKCGIAVEPSYPIKNGQNPPNPGPSPPSPIKPPTQCDSYYTCPESNTCCCLFEYGKYCFSWGCCPLEAATCCDDNYSCCPHDYPVCDLDQGTCLMSKNSPFSVKALKRKPAMPLWSHGRKNIA